The bacterium genome contains the following window.
TGAATGCAGGTCACGCGATCTATGTCGCGGGGGTCACCGATGATCTGCAGGATGCCCTGCGTCGGGCCGACGAAGCCCTGCTATATGGCACGGCGTATCGCAAGCTCCGGGAGTTCCGGACAAACTTCGCGCTGAAGTAGGCTGCTGTCGCTATGCCCGGTACCAGCCCCAATCCCGGCAGCGAGCCGGAGCTTCTGATCGCGGCCGCGTTTGCCGAAGGGATCCGCCTGTTCAATGCGGGGGCGTTTTTTGAGGCGCATGAAGCCTGGGAGAGTGCCTGGCTCCGGAGCGAAGGCCGGGAGCGGATGTTCTATCACGGTCTCATCCAGGCGGCGGCAGCGTTTGTCCATCTGCAGCGAAATCAGCGCAAAGGCGCACAGTTGCTGTATGAGAAATCCCTCGACAAGCTCCAGCACTTCTCAGGCGAGCATCTGGGACTGCAGATCGGACAGCTGAACAGCGATCTGGCGGCGGTCTTCGCCGATGTCCTCGCCGAGTCGCCGGAAACCCCCATCGAAGGCGCGACCTATGTCGCCAGGGCACCGCAGATCAGCTGGACTCCGCCAAAGGCACAGGCGTCGACAGAGCCTGTCGTGCGCCCGGCGGTCGTGAAACAGGGTTTCCTGAACGATGATTCGGCCCGGCAGGTGAGCGGTAAGTAGACACCATCCCGAAGTCACGGCGAATCTGCCAGGGACGGATCGCCCTTTAGCGTTACAATGATTGGGTTCCCGCACGCATCTACAACAAGGCATTGGCCTGACCTGCGATCCCCCCGCCGAGGTGTCCGCCCATGATTCGCCACCTGCTGGCTTCCACTTGCGCCATATTGTTTCTGGCTTCCTGCAGCCAGCAATCCTCGACCGTAACGCCTCAGGCAGCCTCGCTGCCCCTGGGCGACCTGTCGCCGGGCCAGGAACTGCCGCTGATGGCCGCCTGGGACCTCGACATCAGCGATGAGGGCATTACGCTGCAGCCAGTCCGGGAGTCCGCGGTCCTGGGGGACCACTACACCATTAATGGGGGCTACTTCTTCCGGGTGAGTCCCGACAGCCAGGCGCTGCGGGTCCGGGGGTTTCGGTACTCCCCCACCGGAGAGCTGGCGGTCGACTGGGCGCTGCGGCATCCCTTTAAGAGTGTTGCCCAGGGGGCGACCCGCTCGGACCTCGACGTCTTCGATGTCCGCCTCGCCTTTCGCCCGCTGGATCAGACCCCCCGGTCATTCAGCGGTGCCGGCAGGAGTGCCTACAGCGACCTGCTCCTTGGGGCCGATGGCTACACTCCGGACCTTGCACCGATGCTGCAGGACCCCGCAGTCGTGCCCTACATCATTCATCGCAACGAGTCGGACTTTAACCGGCTGGCGCAGGGGACCGACTATCAGCAGTTGACCAGCGTCTTTCGCTTCGGACCCGGCGAACAGGCACAGATTCGCGTCTATCTGTTGTGCCAGTACGGCGCATCGGCGACTCGTCAGACACGCCTCACGCCGACTTACTACAACCCCGAATACAACCTGAAGAGCCCCTGGATGCTCACAGCCACTCCCGAGCCGGGGGTGCTCCTGAGCGGCCAGCCCGGGAGCCTGGAAGTGACAGTCGCAGCCGCCGACTGGAATGACAGCCGCACGGGTGTCAGCGTCGACACTGGGTACCCGAATCCCTCCAACACCGGCGGACTCCGTGGCGGCTCGGACCTCACCAGCGTGACCCTCTTCGCCCCGGACCTGAATCCGACCCCAGTGACTGTCACAAGCCCCACGGGCGGTACCGGCGCGCCCGGGTCGCCGCTGGTCTTTTCGCTGATCACCAGTACCGCCAGTGCACCAGCTCCTGGTACATATCAGGCCCTGATTCAGGCGGTCGACTCCCGGCTGCCGAATGACAACGCGAATCCCTCCGAAAACGGGATCAATGTCATGAGTAACGGCGCGCTGGATTTCGTAGCGCTCAATGAGTACAGCACCTGGCAGGTGCTGGAGTATGTCGTCGAGGCCGGAGTCAGCAACGACCCGCCGGTCGCGATTATCACCACCATCCCGAATCCACCGACCATCCAGGTGAATCAGCTCATCTCGTTTCTCGGCAACGACTCCACTGATGATGGAGGCATCGTCCAGTACGAGTGGGACTTCGACTACCAGGTGGGGAGTCCGGCCTTCGTGGACCTCGGTCCCACCCCATCGGCTCAGACCTACCTGGTCGCCGGTACCTATACGGTAGCGCTGCGTGTCACCGACAACGGGACCCCCGCGCTCCAGAACATCGCGACCGTTGATGTCACCGTGAATCCGCTGCCCCCCGTAGGGAACTGCGGCCTGCAGGCAGTCTGGGGCGGGTCGAGCTCACCTGGCTACAAGGGGAACCCCGATGGCACCGGCAGCGCGACAGTCTCGGGAAGCGGACGCTATTACCGCATCAGCGGCGATGGGAATGTCGTGGTCTATTCCGCGGGGGCCGGCATTGGCGGAAGCCTCTATGTCTGGCGCCAGGCGACCGGCACCCAGCTCCTCCGCCCCCAGAGCGATGATCCCCTCACCTATGGCTTCCGGGCGGATGAAGTCGACCTGACCAACGATGGCTCCGTGGTGGTGTACACCGATGCCCGCGCGGGCGCGAATCCGGCGAAGGATTCCTACATCCAGAGCACCACCGGCGGTACCGCGCTGAAGATCAGCCCCGGCGATGGCGGCACCTATGAGTGGCCACGCATCAGCCAGCAGGGGAATAAGGTCATTGTCTACAAACGGAGCGCCAGTCAGCTCTACTCCGCGAATCCCGATGGCTCCAACTGGAGTCTGGTCTCTCCCGCTCAGGGAGGACCGGCCAGCATTAACTCCGATGGCACGAAGGTGTATGTGGAGCGGACCTTCCGGAATCTCTGGCGGGTCGACATCGATGGCAACAACCCGGTCTTCCTCCGCTATGTCGGCGACTACTATGTGGTCAGTGCTAACGAGCAGACCATGGTGTACATGGATGTCTACGACAACGGTCGGGATGTCTGGGTGGCGAATGTCGATGGCTCCGGGACGCCGATCAAGGTCCTCGATGCTGATGTCGATGGCTTCGGCGGGTACTGGGTCTCGGTCAGCTGCGATGGCGAGTGGGTCGGCTTCGGATCCGGCTTCGGCGGCGGCGGTACCTGGCGCAAGTCGACTGGTCAGCGGTATCTCTCTACCGCCTCGGCCTTCCCGGCTTCCCTCTACGATGGCGTGACTGTCGGCACAGTTGGGACCTTCTAGTCCCGCTCTCCGGACCAGCAGGGCATCGTGCATCCTTTGCGGCAGTTCGGGAGTCGTAGCTGTAGCGGATCGCGGACCGCTGGGAGGATCGGGTGACACCGGACAGATATGAGCATCAGGTCTGGGAGGAGATCCAGGCCTGGGAACGGGGTGGAGCGTCCCTCGCCACACGGCTGGGGCGCATTGCTGCGAAGCCGGCTGAAATCGCCACCAACATCCTGGTCCCGCGGCAGGTGCAGGACCTGGTGGGCGAGTCCCTCGCTGGATTGTTGACCCACACCAACAATGCGGTACATCAGACGATTCGTCCGGAACGACTCCTGGAGCGCCTGGCCCGGGAGGGGCTCCTCTTTGATTCCCATGTCGCCCTCCGAAGTCATGCCCTGCCCCTGTCGGACCAGCTCTCGTATCGGGAAGCCCGACGTCATCTGCTGGTGACCACGCTCAGCGGTGCTGCGACGGGTCTGGGGGGAGTCGCCCTGCTGGCGGCGGATGTCCCGGCGCTCTTCGCGACGAATCTGCGCATGGTGCAGTCGATGGCCCTGGGCTACGGCTATGACCTCGCGGACCCCTCCGAGCGACTCTTCGCACTGCACCTGTTTCGGATCGCGGCGGGCGACCCCCGGACCCGCATCGGGCTGATGCAGGAACTGGCGGTTGTCCGGGGTGCACTAACGCGGGAAGCACTGAATGAAATCGCGACCTCCAGTGCCATTGGCGGAAGCCTGCAGGCCCTTCGGAATGTCGCCCGCAAGGTGGGTATCGAAATCGCCGAGCGGAAGCTTGCCACGATGGTGCCCATTATTGGGGCGGGCATTGGGGCGGGCTTCAACTATCTGTTTACACAGGAAGTCGCCATCGCCGCCCGGATGGGGTATCGCAAACGCTGGTTAATGGAGAACTACCCCAATGCGTTTCTGCCAGAGCCGGTCGCCAGCGAGGCCCCGCTCACCGGACATCTGATTTCCTAGCGACATCCCCTTTCTAAGCGACCACCACTCGCTGCACCAGCCCACGCTTTTGCCGTTCTGCACCGCAGACAAAGCGGGGCACCTGTACCAGGTGCCCCGTCGTGCGCGAGGGCGGGAGGAGGACCTCCTGCATAGCGAGACACAGTGGAGTTACTCGAAGACGCCGATGGCATCGAGTCCCAGTGGTAGCGACAGGGTCGCGACCACCGTCGGAGGGACAGCCGCCGAGGCCGCAGATGCGTCCCAGACCCGCAGGATGCCGTCGTTGAACTCCGTGGCATAAAGGTAGTCACCGCGTCCCAAACCGACCGCCGTGATGAACGGGAACGGCGGAGCCGGCGGAGGCAGGACATCCAGTTGGTGATCGATGGTGCCACCGAAGGGGAGTCCGATGTGCGCCACGGTGGCGACAAAGGGATCACTGACGAAGGCCCGTCCAGTGCTGGTGACAGCCGCCTCGTACCAGGCGAGTCCTGGCGGCACGGTGTCGGGAGTCCAGATGTTGCTCCCGAGGTTGAGACGTCCGCTTCCCCCATCGCCAGAATAAGTCCCCGGTCCGAAGGCGACCACATGCGATCCCCCCGGGACTTCCACCACACTGGTGGTATTGCGCAGGCCCGTAGTGTCGACATCCAGCACGACGGCATTGGTCGCCGGATTGATCTCGAGGAGCAGCCCAGCCGGAGCGGCGGTGAATGACGCGTTGAGGTGATTGCAGGCGACAAAAACCCGGCCACCGGCAGTCCGGATGATCTCCATCGGTCGCGCGAGGAAGGTCGGGTCCGCGTATGGGGCGAGGTTCGTGGTGGCCAGCAGCCGATCGCCGGTGAAGGCGGGGTCCATGTTCAGGCGATAGACCAGGTGGCTGTTGTACCCCGTGACACAGATCTCCGTGCTGCTGAGGAACGCCAGATCGATGGGATTCTCCCCACCGGTGAAGGCGTACTCCGCCAGCAGCTCGCCGGTCGCGAGGTGATAGACCTGCACCTTGCCATTGCCGGAGAAACCAGCACCAGAAGAGACAACAAACGCCTTATCTCCACGCAGTCCGGCATAGGCGACCACACCGCCCACTCCGTTGAAGAAGCCAGGATCGGCAGCGATGGTGCTCCCGGTCCGGCGGATGCGGTTCCCGACATTGGTGAAGTCGCTGCCGACAAAGACATAGTCATCGGCGACCTCCACCGTGAAGAGGGCGTAGGTGTCGAACGCACTCAGGCCACCAAAGGTCACGCCATCCTGAAAAAGGACATCCCCTTCTCCGGGGCCGGCGATCTCCGGGGCGCGGGAATCCCGCACGCGGACCAGCCCGGTGTAAGTCCCAGCTACCGCGCCTGCAGTGTTGTGGACCGTCACGCCGGTGTAGACCAGCGGGCTCGCGGCGGTTCGTCCTGTGCCGCTGGCAAGGAGTACGGAAAGCGTCTGCGGAGCCGTCAGGACACCGGGGATCTCCACCGCGACACTCTGCACGTCCGAGGATTCCGGAATCGCTGCGCGATCCTGAACGATGGGGTCCGCTTCCAGAGGATTCCAGCCGCTCCCCTGCGGGGTCAGGCCGTTTTGCCAGTCGCGGATGGTGATCTGAAGGACCGCGGAGCTTGCAGCATCGCCGGCGCGCAGAGCGCTCCCCACCACATCGGCCTGGACTTTCCAGGCCTCCTTCCGGTTCCCTTCGGGCAGGAAGTAGACCGGACTGTTCTTCTGGAAGAGGTTGTTGCCCCGGGTGGTGTAGGACCGGTAAAAACTGCCGCTCAGGGCCAGCACCAGATCCAGCTGCGAGGTGCCAGTGGTGTCGAGATACAGCCTGACCGTATCGCTCTCGCCGCTGGAGAAGGCGTTGTGGCCGGTGGGAGCTGCGACATTGACGAATCCGTTGACATTGGTCCCGGCGAAGTTGCCCTCGTCATCGTCGACCGCCACGTTGATGAAGGGGAAGAGATCCACCGACAGATTCACCCCCAGCGCGGCTTCCAGCGAGGCGGTGAGCTGATCGGTATAGCCATCGGCGTTCAGCAGATGGGCCGGATGGACGGTGCGTCCGGCACCAGGAAAAGTGAGGACCGGCTGCTCGCCCCGATCGCTGGCGAGCAGGAGCTGCAGATCGAACGCGGTGAGTTCCGGGCGTCCTGCCGGAATCGGATGTGTCACCCGGACATCGATCCAGGTCGCCTGCTGAAGGGGGTCGTAGCCAACCCCGGACAGCTTCATACAGTCGCCGCAGAGGCCGGCGGGGTCCGTGAAGAGCTTCGTGAGATCCGGGATGGCGCTGTCCCCAGGTGTGAAGCCCGACGTCTGCCGGACAGGGACCGGGGCAAGTGCCAGGGTGCCCGTAAGCGGGTCGCCGGTCAGACGCCAGAGTCCCAGCGCCCCCTGAGCGCTGTCAGGACCCGTCATGATGGGAGCAAGGGGAGCGGTGGTGCTCCCAAGATTTGGCGGTGCTGCTGGCGCAGCGGGATCGCTCTCAGTCCCGGCACAGCCGAGGGTGGTCAGTGCCGCGCAAAGCAGCCAGGCGTGCGCCGCCCAGGGCCACCAGGAAGGCAGCACATCCCTGCAAATCAGTCGTGAGGTTGTCATGGAGAACTCCGGAAGCTGATGAATGGGTAGAACCCAGCTCCGGTGCAGTGCAGTGTGGAGCGCTCCGGGAGCGATCGCCAGCAGGGGGATACAGCAAGCCCACCGTCGCCGGTGGGTGTGAGCGCAGGCCCTGCCGGGGATGAGCCCGGACCGCGTTCACACCAAACTTGACCGAGAAGCCTGGTGTGCGGCCAGCCCCCGTTTCCGTGGACTGTCCGCCGGCACCTGGTCGGTCTTCTGGCTTCGGTTCCTCGTCCCGACCCGCCTTCTCAGGGACCCTGAGGTCCCCAATGGCCTGTTGTGGTCGGCACTCCCCGTTACAGCGGCTGGTCCGCGCCGGTATCTCACCGGACTTCCCATCACCAGGTGCGACTCCTTCTCAGGAGCAGAAGCATCGTAGCACCGGGGAGCAGGGTTGCGCCAGACGTCCTACAATGCCCACATGCCCACTGCGCCTTGGCCGGCTGGGACAGGAGATGGCACTGGTGCGCTGGACACGCTCGTGGTCAGCGTCCCCGCAATGGATTGCCCCGAGGAAGTGACCCTGCTCGAAAAGGCATGGGAGCATTTAGAAGGGGTGCTCGAAGTCCGGCCCAATCTCCTTGATCGTACAGCGACGGTCATTCTCGATCCGCATAAGACCTCACCGTCTGCGCTCCTGGAAGCGCTGGCGCATGTCGGGTTGCAGGCGGAATTCACCACCCCCGGCGCACCACCAGAAGTGCAGTTTTATATCCCTAGCTATGACCAGCCTGAGACCGTTCCAGCCATCAAAAAGGCACTGGAGCAGGACGCCTCCGTCACCGACATGCAGTTTGATGATGTGGAGCGCGTGGTCCGCATTACCTTCGACCCCCGCTTCCTCTCCGTGGCCGGCGTGCAGCAGATCCTGCAGAGCACCGGCGTGGTCTTTCAGCAGGTGACCGAGGGGACACCCCGGCCTGCCCTGCCGACATCCGGATTCCCAGACCATGCCCGACAGGTGATCCAGCCCTTTAGCGGACAACTCCGGACCGAGCCGGAAAGCGGCATATTCGTCGCGCCGCCAGAAGACCTCAGCGAGCCGCCAGCGACAGCACTGACCACCGATCCGCGACTCATCGGCATTGCCCTGGGAGTCGTTCTTTGGGGTATCGGCGTGCTGCTGCTGCAGTTTCCGGTTACCGCCATTGTCGGGAAAGTGGTCCTGGGACTCACCGCCCTCATGCTGGGATGGCGAACGTTCCGTCGCGCCCTGCGGAGCGCGTTGAGTCGGCATCTCGACATGCATGTCCTGATGAGCGCGGCCACCCTCGGTGCGCTCGGCATCGGCGAGTGGGCCGAAGCCGCCATGCTGATGATTCTCTTCAGCTTGTCCCTGTGGGTGGAGGGCTGGAATCTGGACCGGGCCCGGTATGCGGTCCGGGCGTTCCGACGTCGGCAGCCGCCACGGGTCCGCATCTTTGTGGATGGGACCTGGGACCAGGTACCCATCGAGCGCGTCGGCCTCGGGACCCTGGCAGAGGTGCGTCCTGGCGAGATCATTCCGCTGGATGGCCGGGTCGTGAGTGGGGCAGCTTCGGTGGATGAGTCGACCCTCACCGGCGAAGCAACCCCCGTGCACAAAACCGAAGGGCATCAGCTCTTCGCTGGCACGATCTGCCAAAACGGCGTCCTGCAGTATCGCGTGACTCATCTGCTCCGCGACTCCACCTTGCAGCGTCTGCAGCAGCTGGTCCTCGATGCTCAGGCCACCCGCGCCCCACTGCAGGGAACGGTGGATCGCTTCGCGAAAACGTACACCCCGGCAGTGCTGGGCATCGCGCTGGTAGTTGCGCTCATCCCGCCATTGATTGGGCTAGCGCTGGACCCATCGGCCACACCCGCCGCCAAGGCTGCCATCTGGCACACCTGGTTCTATCGAAGCCTGGGACTGCTGGTGCTGGCCTGTCCCTGTGCGCTGGTGATCTCGACTCCGGTCGCCTTTGTCGCCGCCCTGGGTCGTGCCGCACATCTGGGGATGCTGATTAAGGGGGGCAAAGCCCTGGAAGCGGTCGGTCAGCTCAAAGCGATGGCCTTCGACAAAACAGGCACGCTCACCACGGGTGAACTGGAGCTGGTGCAGGTCGAGGGATATGGCGTCACACACACTGAAGCGCTTCAACTGGCCATGACCCTGGAGCAGACCGCGACTCATCCTGTGGCCCTCGCCATACTGCACGCGGCTCGTAAAGAGGAACTCGCACCGCTCCGGAATCTCACCGACTTTCATCAGGCGGGGGGGAAGGGGGTCGAAGGACGCCTCGGGCAGCATACGGTGCACTTCGGCTCGATTCCCTGGCTCCTCGACGAGCGGGGGCTCGCGCTCACCGAAGAACTGGGGCAACGCCTGCAGGAAGCGGGGGCGTGGCAGGCCACCCTGATCGGCCTGCAGTCGGGGAACCAGCTGATCGGGCTCTTCGCCTTCCGGGACCCCATGCGTCCCGAAGCACCACAAGTCATCAGCAGCCTGCGGTCCCTGGGATTGCAGCGCCTGGAAATGCTGACTGGCGACAACCCGAAGGTGGCCGAACTCGTCGGCAATGCCGCTGGGCTGGATGCCTTCCACGCGAATCTTCTTCCTGAAGATAAACCGATGCGGATCCGGGGACTCATCCAGGCGTACCAGGAAGTCGGGATGGTCGGCGATGGACTCAACGATGCCCCGGCCCTGGCCAACGCGACAGTCGGCATCGCCATGGGTGCGCGGGGCGTGGATGTCGCGATGGAAAGTGCAGACATCGTCCTCCTGGGAGAGGACCTGGAGCAGCTCCCGCAGCTGGTCCGGCTGTCGCGACAGACCATGGACATCATTCGTCAGAACATCCTGCTCGCCCTGGCAATCAAAGGTGTGTTTTTACTGGCATTGAGTGTCGGATGGTTCGGACTCTGGGCGGCGGTCCTGGGAGACATGGGAGGCAGCCTTGCGGTCACCGCAAACAGCCTGCGGCTCCTGCGACGGACACCGTAGGCAGGCTAGCGCAGGCAGTCCGCGCAGACACCATGCATTTCAAGCTGGACATGATCGACCCGGACACCCTCCGGGAGAGCGGCGACCCGCTCGGCGGCCACCGGTCGCTGCAGGCGCACATCCATAATCGCCCCGCACTCTGAACAGATGAAGTGGTGATGCGGTTCCATCATGGCGTCGTAGCGGGTCGGCTCATCCCCGAACTGCAGTTCTTTCACCCGCCCCTGATCCCGCAGGATTTGCAGGTTACGGTAGACCGTCCCCAGCGACAGGTTCGGCAGTTCATGGCGTGCCTGGCTGTAGAGCCACTCCGCTGTCGGGTGCGCCGTGGTCGCTGCCAGGAGACGGTAGATCACCTCGCGCTGACGGGAGTAGTTGTATCTGCGCTCGGCGGTCGCCATGGCACCTCTGGAGTGAGCGGGCTTGCGGTCAAAGCCGCGAATCATTCCTATTTTCGTGGGTGAACGGGAGTGTGTCAATGGCGTGTAACGTCCGGAAGCCCCTGGGGCGACACCCGAAGAATTTTCCAGAAAATCGCTCATAACGCTTGCGCGAACGTTTTGGTCGATTTATGATGCAGGCAGTTCAAGGAACCGCTGACAGACAGCACCTCAAGGAGACTTCACGCATGAAAACGCTCGACATCGTCGCCCTCGTCCTGATCGTGGTCGGAGCCGTCAACTGGGGCCTGGTGGGCCTCGCGCAGTTCGATCTGGTGGCCACCATCGCCGGTACCAGCTTCGGCAACGTCAACGCCTTCAGCACGATTGTCTACAGCCTCGTTGCGCTGGCAGGCATCTACAGCGCGACCCGCATTCCTGCCCTCACCAGCCAGTCCTAGGGCAGGCCCAGGGGCGTCACGAACTCCTCCTGTTTCCTGCAGAGGGCTGCCTTTTGGCAGTGCACGGTCTCCTCTCCGACAGCGGGGAGGAGACTTTTTTGAGGGGCATTTGGCGGCGGCGGATAGGCCCCCGGCGGCTGCAGTGAGGCCCCCGGCGGCTGCGCCGCCACCCCCGCAAGCGGGGGGGGACCTGGGCTCCGGGCATTGCATTGCACAAGAGAGAACGGAGGGGCGACCCCCGGTCGCCCGGTGGCCCGACGCCCGCGTCGGTGGGTGCCGGGACGCCCCGTCCCAAGTCTTAAGACCTGAGCTTCGGGAACTAGTACTCCACAATCCGGACTGTCGGCTCCGGCTCGCCGGGATTACGCGGCTGGATGTCGGTCATGCGATGCTTTCCCTCATGCAGGTCAATCATCCCCTGCGATGGCTCCTGCGGCAGCGGAATGTCGTATTGCTTCACGTACTTATCTCCAATGTTGCGGACCGCCCAAAAGTAGATGCCGAACACCACGACAAGGAAGATCAGGTAGCGGATGCCCGTGCGGTCCATGGCCTCTATTTTACCGGGTGACGCTGGTACTGCCTGCGGCAATACCCGGACTGTGCCAAAGCCTGGCCGTCACCCAAAGCAACGGCCGGCCCCTGATGGAGCCGGCCAGCTGAGTTCACCGCGATGAGCATGGGACCCGCGAGGGGCTAGTCCATGACCCACGCGAGTTCATCGTAGGCGGGGCACTCGCCACCGCACGCGGTGTTTGCCACGTTACCGACACTGTACCCAAGCGTCCCGATGGACCCATTAGCGATGGTCGGCAACCCGTTGTACTTAAAGAAGATCCACGATCCAGCGCCGGTGCTCTCATGGGCATCGTTGGTGGAAGGTGGCACGTTGTCGAAGAGGAGTTCCGGAACCGTGCTGTTGACGCTGTACGGAATCCCGCCAGCAGTGGGAGCCCAGAAGAGGTCTACCAACGTTGGCGTCGTGGTGAAGCCGACTTCGCCCTGTCCCTCGGCCCCTTCCCAGCCGAAGTCGAAGAAGTTCCCGGTCAGGGTGATCTGATCGGTGTTCCCCTCCAGGGGGGTCGGGATGTTGAGACTGACAATCCCGCCGAGGCTCACGGGCTCGACATTGTCGAAGCCAATGGCGACCCCGTTCAGGTTGAACGGGTCCGGGTCGAGGAGGAAGAACGCCACTGGATCGCCGGGGTCGTTGGCCTGGATGAACCAGAAGGGGTCCCCACTTTCCCGGGCTGCAGCATCAGCAAGAATCCCGACAAACGCCCCTTCAGAATCAGCGGTCTCACTGGCGGCGCTACCGGCCACTTCCCGGGCGCGCACCACGATGTATGCGATCAGGATCCCATCAGCTTCCGGAATGCTGAATCCAGTGAAGCTGTTGGTGCTGGTAACGCCGATCAGGGTCAGTTCGTCGGAGAGCTCCGGGAAGTTCGCCTTGTAGGTCACCGGGTTAAACGTTGGGGCACTCCGGTCGACCGTCGGGTTGAGGTCCGCATAGACCGCATACTGCGGCGCATCGGTCTCCTCCCAGGTAACCGTCAGCGTGTTGGTGGTGGCGATCCGCTTGCCATTGGTGCCGGCAACATCGACGTAGTTCACTTCCACGTCGATATCGGTTACCGGAGAGACGCCGCCGCCAGACTCTTCAATGGTGAAAGGCGTGGTGCACTCGGTGATGTTTCCCTCGAAGTCCTCCGCCGTGACTGTCAGGTCATAGACACCCACCAGAGTCGGACGGGTCAGCTTCGTCGTGAAGCCGGCATTGGTGAAGGGATTCAGCGCGGTCGGCAGCGGGAAGGGGACAGTCTGGGTGCTGGTAGTGGAACTGGACGGCCCGGTATAACTCACCGTAATACTCACTTCCAGGCTGTCCGGATCGGTGATGGCCGACATGTCGATGGTGAAGTCGACCTGTTCGCCCTCCACAAACTGATTGTCCGAAAGGGTGATGCCAGCGCCACAGTCCGGCGGACCGGTGACACCCTCCACCGTGAAGTTGTAGGGGCCGCAGGTGACGTCGTTGTCCCCATCACTGACCGTCACGAAGAACTGGTACGCCCCGGCAGTCCCCGGAGGATCGAGCTTCGTCGTCAGGCGGGAATCCGCGAAGGGATCAAACTCGTCTTCTGCGCCCAGACTCGCCACCGCCAGCGTGACTGTCGAAGATTGCGAGGTCCCGGGACCGGAGTAGCGGAACGAGAACTCCAGGTCCGCGGTATCGGGGTCATCGACATCAGAGATGTCAACGGTGAAGGTCCCATCGATAGGAATGATGCCGGAGCCGTTGATGCCTGTTGCACCGCAGGTGGGGGGCAGGTTCGGGGTCCCCTCGACCGTGAAGGTGTAGGGTCCGCAGATGGTGTTGTCGGTACGGTCGGAGATCGTGACTGTCAGGTCATAGTCGCCGTCTACGGTCGGCGACACCAGGCGGGGTGCCAGCCTGCTGTCGGTGAACGGATTGAACGCCGTCTCCCCCGCGAGCTGAGCCGTTGTCAAGCTCACGACGCCAGAAGTGGAGGTGCCCCCGGGCCCGATGTAGCTGAAGCTGAAATCGAGCGGACTGGAATCGGGATCATCGACTCCCGAGAGATCCAGCGTAAAGGTCGCCCCTGGAGCGATGGTCTTGGGGAACTGCGAGGCCAGGGTGCCGCAGGAGGGCGGGACATTCCCGACGCCCTCAACCGTAAAGGGATACGGGCCGCAGGAGGTTGTGGTCGTCCCATCGAAGACCTGCAACAGGAAGTTGTAGCTGCCAGCGACGGTCGGGCGGGTCAGCGGGAAATTGAGCCGCGGGTCCGAGAAGGGATTAAACGCGGTCTCTGCCGGCATCCCGGCAACACTGAAGAGAACCGGGTCGCTGATGTCCTGCTGGGGTCCGGTGTAGGAGAACGTGATGGCGAAGTTCGCTGAATCCGAGTCGGTGATCGTCGAGAGATTCAGCGTGAAGTTCGCCGGCGCGCCAAAGGGACCGGTGCCGTTGATGCCCGCCGTACCACAGGACGCAGCGCTCTGCGGATTCACCGTAAACGGTACATTGCAGGTCACTGGAGCCGCCGTGCCAT
Protein-coding sequences here:
- the kdpB_2 gene encoding Potassium-transporting ATPase ATP-binding subunit translates to MRQTSYNAHMPTAPWPAGTGDGTGALDTLVVSVPAMDCPEEVTLLEKAWEHLEGVLEVRPNLLDRTATVILDPHKTSPSALLEALAHVGLQAEFTTPGAPPEVQFYIPSYDQPETVPAIKKALEQDASVTDMQFDDVERVVRITFDPRFLSVAGVQQILQSTGVVFQQVTEGTPRPALPTSGFPDHARQVIQPFSGQLRTEPESGIFVAPPEDLSEPPATALTTDPRLIGIALGVVLWGIGVLLLQFPVTAIVGKVVLGLTALMLGWRTFRRALRSALSRHLDMHVLMSAATLGALGIGEWAEAAMLMILFSLSLWVEGWNLDRARYAVRAFRRRQPPRVRIFVDGTWDQVPIERVGLGTLAEVRPGEIIPLDGRVVSGAASVDESTLTGEATPVHKTEGHQLFAGTICQNGVLQYRVTHLLRDSTLQRLQQLVLDAQATRAPLQGTVDRFAKTYTPAVLGIALVVALIPPLIGLALDPSATPAAKAAIWHTWFYRSLGLLVLACPCALVISTPVAFVAALGRAAHLGMLIKGGKALEAVGQLKAMAFDKTGTLTTGELELVQVEGYGVTHTEALQLAMTLEQTATHPVALAILHAARKEELAPLRNLTDFHQAGGKGVEGRLGQHTVHFGSIPWLLDERGLALTEELGQRLQEAGAWQATLIGLQSGNQLIGLFAFRDPMRPEAPQVISSLRSLGLQRLEMLTGDNPKVAELVGNAAGLDAFHANLLPEDKPMRIRGLIQAYQEVGMVGDGLNDAPALANATVGIAMGARGVDVAMESADIVLLGEDLEQLPQLVRLSRQTMDIIRQNILLALAIKGVFLLALSVGWFGLWAAVLGDMGGSLAVTANSLRLLRRTP
- the perR gene encoding Peroxide operon regulator, whose protein sequence is MATAERRYNYSRQREVIYRLLAATTAHPTAEWLYSQARHELPNLSLGTVYRNLQILRDQGRVKELQFGDEPTRYDAMMEPHHHFICSECGAIMDVRLQRPVAAERVAALPEGVRVDHVQLEMHGVCADCLR